A portion of the Poecile atricapillus isolate bPoeAtr1 chromosome 7, bPoeAtr1.hap1, whole genome shotgun sequence genome contains these proteins:
- the LOC131581118 gene encoding E3 ubiquitin-protein ligase HECTD3-like gives MGRAAPARRGGGSREAKAARGGAAPEGGGHGGPTGGARGRRALRDGHGWSTVGPGRGSAQRRGAGVRSAMKAGGEAPHQVLGRLRFLVQCSECFRRARALPAALCYVPREVQYKICKDPSAAAAAAARSLLSVWDSPGPARGGKRAARATIEVRKGGCLRATGEEYCNGAGLWVKLSKEQLEEHTGTRGLAEGWVLAQRFGEGGDKLVPVDSVQRIQCQHQTLGVDYRPAVSWEQVVDLTYSMHLGEMPRLIEQDEAAVQKLRSVPPGWTYEHDMELGHFLYDHSEKKLQCVDCTKEHINSIEVSSQTEDCVAAHLTDNLTYTFWESSGLPGQHWVRLNMKKGVIVKRLWLTLDGQSSSYVPRRVAVYGGTLSRLQHLRTVLINENSYQNVCILRDMKTHMPVLEIRFLECRDQGYNVRLQGIKIVSFWEWDLILNADMFQPARLVRYPLLEGVDADVLYRRAVLIQRFVQLLEGVLCYLIPLSEDSIGTFNALRSMKPFLLLSKESEALIAHCLQSSESSAPHTAPKLYINRLLAREHRANPALDPSCRNAVFTQLYEGLRSSKNNQPLDYRWPLTYSQWWECDFISEGIIDNGGGFRDSLSDVSEELCPSSSDVPLPLPFFVRTSNQANSSSDTRDMYVPNPSCKDFPKYEWIGQLMGAALRSKEFLILSLPALVWKQLAGEEVSWSKDFATVDSELVKLLEVLERVDKEGFEFMFGRELTYTTVLSDQRMVELIPNGSNTAVRYEDRKEFIRLVQKARLEESKEQIAAIRAGLLRVVPQPVLDLLTWQQMEKRICGDPEITVAELKKFIKFEDFSSNDTRVQYFLEALNNFTSEDLSRFLKFVTGRSRLPVQINVYPERSNSDALDLMPQACTCSCTFFLPNYSSAKICEELLRYAIYNCMSIDTDKNPWDE, from the exons ATGGGCAGAGCGGCGCCTGCCCGGCGAGGAGGCGGCAGCCGGGAAGCGAAGGCTGCCCGaggcggggcggccccggagGGAGGCGGGCACGGCGGCCCTACCGGAGGCGCCCGGGGCCGGAGGGCACTCCGGGACGGGCACGGTTGGAGCACggtcgggccgggccggggctcaGCGCAGCGGCGCGGAGCCGGTGTCCGGAGCGCGATGAAGGCGGGCGGGGAGGCGCCGCACCAGGTGCTGGGCCGGCTGCGGTTCCTGGTGCAGTGCAGCGAGTGCTTCCGCCGCGCCCGGGCGCTGCCCGCCGCGCTCTGCTACGTGCCGCGGGAGGTGCAGTACAAGATCTGCAAGGACCCCTcggccgccgcggccgccgccgcccgcagcCTGCTCAGCGTGTGGGACAGCCCGGGGCCGGCGCGGGGCGGCAAGCGGGCGGCGCGGGCCACGATCGAGGTGCGGAAGGGCGGCTGCCTGCGCGCCACCGGCGAGGAGTACTGCAACGGCGCCGGGCTCTGGGTCAAGCTCAGCAAG gagcagctggaggagcacaCGGGCACCCGTGGCCTGGCGGAGGGCTGGGTGCTGGCACAGAGGTTCGGAGAGGGAGGAGATAAATTAGTCCCGGTTGACTCCGTGCAGAGGATCCAGTGTCAGCACCAAACGCTGGGGGTTGATTACAGACCTGCTGTCAG ctgggaacaAGTGGTGGACCTGACGTATTCCATGCACCTTGGAGAGATGCCCAGGCTCATAGAGCAGGACGAGGCCGCGGTGCAGAAGTTACG GTCTGTGCCCCCAGGCTGGACCTATGAGCACGACATGGAGCTGGGGCACTTCCTGTACGATCACAGCGAGAAGAAGCTGCAGTGCGTGGACTGCACCAAGGAACACATCAACAGCATCGAGGTCTCCTCACAGACG GAGGATTGTGTTGCCGCCCATCTGACAGACAATCTGACATACACCTTCTGGGAGAGCAGCGGGCTCCCGGGGCAGCACTGGGTGCGGCTCAACATGAAGAAAGGCGTCATTGTCAA GAGACTCTGGCTGACACTGGATGGGCAGTCCAGCTCCTATGTACCCAGGAGAGTGGCTGTGTATGGGGGAACACTAAGCAGGCTGCAGCACCTGAGAACAGTCCTAATTAACGA GAACAGCTACCAGAATGTCTGCATCCTCCGTGACATGAAAACCCACATGCCGGTGCTGGAGATCCGCTTCCTGGAGTGCCGGG ACCAAGGGTACAATGTCCGTCTGCAGGGGATTAAGATTGTGTCCTTCTGGGAGTGGGACCTGATCCTGAATGCCGACATGTTCCAGCCAGCCCGGCTGGTTCGCTACCCTCTCCTGGAAGGGGTGGATGCCGACGTGCTGTACCGGCGAGCTGTGCTCATTCAGAG GTTTGTCCAGCTCCTGGAAGGTGTCCTGTGTTACCTGATCCCACTCTCCGAGGACAGCATTGGCACCTTCAATGCACTCAGG AGCATGaagccattcctgctgctgtctaAGGAGAGTGAAGCCCTCATTGCCCATTGTCTGCAGTCCTCGGagagctctgctcctcacactgcGCCAAAGCTCTACATCAACCGGCTCCTGGCCCGGGAGCACCGTGCCAACCCTGCGCTGGACCCCAGCTGTAGGAACGCTGTCTTCACCCAA CTGTATGAAGGCCTCAGATCTTCCAAGAACAATCAGCCCCTGGACTACAG GTGGCCGTTGACCTACAGCCAGTGGTGGGAGTGCGATTTCATCAGTGAGGGCATCATTGACAATG GTGGTGGCTTTCGGGACAGCCTGTCAGATGTGTCAGAGGAACTGTGTCCCAGCTCCAGCGATGTCCCGCTGCCTCTGCCATTCTTTGTGCGCACCTCCAATCAG GCtaacagcagcagtgacaccagggacATGTAtgtcccaaacccctcctgcaAGGATTTCCCCAAGTATGAGTGGATTGGGCAGCTGATGGGGGCAGCCCTGAGGAGCAAGGAATTTCTG ATCCTGTCTTTGCCAGCACTGGTGTGGAAGCagctggcaggggaggaggtCAGCTGGAGCAAGGACTTTGCCACTGTGGACTCAGAGCTG gtgaagctgctggaggtgctggagagGGTGGACAAGGAAGGCTTTGAGTTCATGTTTGGCAGAGAGTTGACCTACACGACAGTGCTGAGTGACCAGCGCATGGTGGAGCTGATCCCCAATGGCAGCAACACCGCTGTGCGCTACGAGGACCGCAAGGAGTTCATCCGCCTGGTGCAAAAGGCTCGGCTGGAGGAGAGCAAGGAGCAG ATTGCAGCCATACGTGCCGGGCTGCTCCGAGTGgtgccccagcctgtgctggacCTGCTCACCTGGCAGCAGATGGAGAAGAGGATCTGCGGGGATCCAGAGATCACAGTGGCTGAACTAAAGAAGTTCA TCAAGTTTGAGGACTTCTCCTCTAATGATACTCGTGTCCAGTATTTCTTGGAGGCACTCAACAACTTCACCAGTG AGGATCTCAGCCGTTTCCTCAAGTTCGTCACGGGCCGGAGCCGCCTCCCAGTTCAGATCAATGTGTACCCGGAAAGATCGAA CTCGGATGCGTTGGACCTGATGCCACAGGCCTGCACGTGTTCCTGCACCTTCTTCTTGCCCAACTATTCCTC ggccaaaatctgtgaggagctgctgcgcTACGCCATCTACAACTGCATGTCCATCGACACTGACAAGAACCCCTGGGATGAATGA